One part of the Phaenicophaeus curvirostris isolate KB17595 chromosome 2, BPBGC_Pcur_1.0, whole genome shotgun sequence genome encodes these proteins:
- the CST3 gene encoding cystatin-C yields MAGAREILALVALPLVLLLLAGGAMGGEADGERRPPRLLGAPIEIGSPENDEGLQRALRFAVAEYNKASNDMYSSRAVRVLSAQRQIVSGVKYIMKVEIGRTTCPKPATDLQSCAFHDAPHMAKHSVCEFTVYTVPWLNQIKLLKNTCE; encoded by the exons ATGGCGGGAGCGAGGGAGATTCTGGCGCTGGTAGCGCTGccgctggtgctgctgctcctcgCCGGCGGCGCCATGGGCGGCGAGGCGGACGGCGAGCGGCGGCCGCCCCGGTTGTTGGGGGCCCCGATAGAGATCGGCAGCCCCGAGAACGACGAGGGCCTGCAGCGGGCTCTGCGCTTCGCCGTGGCGGAGTACAACAAGGCCAGCAACGACATGTACTCCAGCCGCGCCGTGCGCGTCCTCAGCGCGCAAAGACAG ATTGTGTCTGGAGTCAAGTACATAATGAAAGTGGAGATCGGCCGGACAACTTGCCCAAAGCCAGCAACTGATCTCCAGAGCTGTGCTTTCCATGATGCACCACACATGGCTAAG caTTCTGTTTGTGAGTTCACAGTCTACACTGTTCCTTGGCTAAACCAAattaaacttctgaaaaataccTGTGAATAA